A part of Streptomyces sp. DSM 40750 genomic DNA contains:
- the fahA gene encoding fumarylacetoacetase, producing MPPFDLPEGDPFDVPEGHAFGPHNLPYGVFSPTGSDARTVGVRLGDHVLDAAAAAAALGSPYAALLAHPTLNPLLAAGRTAWSDIRRALTAWLTVPSHRETIAPHFHPLSSVTLHLPFEVSDYVDFYASENHARNVGKIFRPDSPDPLTPNWKHLPIGYHGRSGTVVVSGTEVVRPAGQRKAPSDPAPVYGPSVRLDIEAEVGFVVGVPSEMGHPVELGDFRDHVFGLCLLNDWSARDLQAWEYVPLGPFLGKSFATSISAWITPLDALDEARVSPPDRTHALLPYLDDSAPDVDPGGYDLHLTVAINGHVVSEPPFSTMYWTAAQQLAHMTVNGASLRTGDLYGSGTVSGPSPAQRGSLLELTWNARDPLDLPTGKRTFLEDGDEVTITAWAPGPGGTKVGLGEVTGRVVPRD from the coding sequence ATGCCCCCCTTCGATCTCCCCGAAGGTGATCCCTTCGACGTCCCCGAGGGCCACGCCTTCGGTCCGCACAACCTCCCCTACGGTGTCTTCTCGCCCACCGGCTCCGACGCCCGCACGGTGGGCGTCCGCCTCGGTGACCATGTCCTGGACGCCGCCGCGGCCGCGGCCGCCCTCGGCTCCCCGTACGCCGCGCTTCTGGCCCACCCCACCCTCAACCCCCTGCTGGCGGCGGGGCGCACGGCCTGGTCGGACATCCGCCGTGCGTTGACGGCCTGGCTGACGGTCCCCTCCCACCGGGAGACGATCGCGCCGCACTTCCATCCCCTCTCCTCGGTGACCCTCCACCTCCCCTTCGAGGTCTCGGACTACGTCGACTTCTACGCCTCGGAGAACCACGCCCGGAACGTGGGCAAGATCTTCCGCCCCGACTCTCCGGACCCGCTGACCCCCAACTGGAAGCACCTGCCGATCGGTTACCACGGCCGATCCGGCACGGTTGTCGTCTCCGGCACCGAGGTGGTACGGCCGGCCGGCCAGCGCAAGGCCCCGTCCGACCCGGCCCCCGTCTACGGCCCGTCCGTCCGCCTGGACATCGAGGCGGAGGTCGGTTTCGTGGTGGGCGTGCCGTCGGAGATGGGGCATCCGGTGGAGTTGGGCGATTTCCGGGACCATGTCTTCGGCCTCTGCCTCCTCAACGACTGGTCCGCCCGCGATCTCCAGGCCTGGGAGTACGTCCCTCTGGGTCCCTTCCTCGGCAAGTCCTTCGCCACTTCGATCTCGGCCTGGATCACGCCCCTGGACGCCCTGGACGAGGCCCGCGTGTCCCCGCCGGACCGCACCCACGCCCTCCTTCCCTACCTCGACGACTCCGCCCCCGATGTCGACCCGGGCGGCTACGACCTCCACCTCACCGTCGCGATCAACGGTCACGTCGTCTCCGAGCCGCCCTTCTCCACGATGTACTGGACCGCCGCCCAGCAACTGGCCCACATGACCGTCAACGGGGCCTCCCTCCGCACCGGCGACCTCTACGGCTCCGGCACGGTCAGCGGGCCCTCCCCCGCCCAACGCGGCTCCCTCCTGGAGCTCACCTGGAACGCCCGCGACCCCCTCGATCTCCCCACCGGCAAACGCACGTTCCTGGAGGACGGCGACGAGGTGACGATCACCGCGTGGGCACCCGGGCCGGGCGGAACGAAGGTGGGCCTGGGCGAGGTCACGGGCAGGGTCGTGCCACGGGACTGA
- a CDS encoding NAD(P)-binding domain-containing protein: MIQPVAVIGAGPFGLSTAAHLRAHGIPVRVFGEPMVSWRDNMPAGMQLKSTPAASSIDAPQRGHTLADYCDAAGIRRLVSDEDIIPVETFVSYGEWFQQRLVPELERVRVVSVDRSKGGGFELKLDSGELFAARAVVVASGLFGLAHLPAELSGAAVDGPSPTGPVSHSSQHPDLSRFKDKELIVVGAGQSALETAVLAAEAGARVRVAARGRGAVAFGAPPWKQPRLRPESPFGRAWSLWALSYYPHPYRYLPAATRHFLVRRVLGPLGAWWLRERFEGRVEVREVARVVRAGVIDGSPRLVLRGYDGRTEELGADHVIAATGYRVDLGAMGFLGHELRAELGVSRGTPVLGPGFRSSIPGLYFTGLPAAASYGPVMRFVCGTEFASPRLARHLAAAHG; this comes from the coding sequence GTGATTCAACCGGTAGCGGTCATCGGTGCTGGGCCGTTCGGCCTGTCCACCGCCGCGCATCTGCGGGCGCACGGCATTCCGGTGCGTGTCTTCGGTGAACCCATGGTCAGCTGGCGGGACAACATGCCCGCCGGGATGCAGCTGAAGTCGACCCCGGCGGCGTCCAGCATCGACGCCCCGCAGCGCGGCCACACCCTGGCCGACTACTGCGACGCCGCCGGCATCCGGCGGCTCGTGAGCGACGAGGACATCATCCCGGTCGAGACCTTCGTCTCGTACGGGGAGTGGTTCCAGCAGCGGCTCGTGCCCGAGCTGGAGCGGGTGCGGGTGGTGTCCGTCGACCGGAGCAAGGGCGGCGGTTTCGAACTGAAGCTGGACTCGGGGGAGTTGTTCGCCGCGCGGGCCGTCGTGGTGGCGAGCGGGTTGTTCGGGCTGGCGCATCTGCCGGCCGAGCTGTCGGGTGCGGCCGTCGACGGACCCAGCCCCACGGGGCCCGTCTCGCACAGCTCCCAGCACCCCGATCTGAGCCGGTTCAAGGACAAGGAGCTGATCGTCGTGGGCGCCGGCCAGTCGGCCCTGGAGACGGCGGTGCTGGCGGCCGAGGCCGGCGCGCGGGTGCGGGTCGCCGCGCGTGGGCGGGGGGCCGTGGCCTTTGGCGCACCCCCATGGAAGCAGCCGAGGCTGCGCCCCGAGTCGCCGTTCGGGCGCGCCTGGTCGCTGTGGGCGCTCAGCTATTACCCGCACCCCTACCGGTACCTGCCCGCCGCCACCCGGCACTTCCTGGTACGCCGGGTGCTCGGGCCGCTGGGCGCGTGGTGGTTGCGCGAGCGGTTCGAGGGGCGGGTGGAGGTGCGGGAGGTCGCCCGGGTGGTGCGGGCCGGGGTCATCGACGGGAGCCCGCGGCTGGTACTGCGTGGGTATGACGGCCGCACGGAGGAGTTGGGCGCGGACCACGTCATCGCCGCCACGGGGTATCGCGTCGACCTCGGGGCCATGGGCTTCCTCGGACACGAGCTGCGTGCGGAGCTGGGGGTGAGCCGGGGGACGCCGGTGCTCGGCCCCGGGTTCCGGTCGTCGATACCGGGGTTGTACTTCACGGGGTTGCCGGCGGCGGCTTCGTACGGGCCGGTGATGCGGTTCGTATGCGGGACCGAGTTCGCGTCGCCTCGGTTGGCTCGGCATCTTGCGGCGGCGCATGGGTGA
- a CDS encoding transglycosylase SLT domain-containing protein, whose protein sequence is MPARGKHRRPRSNALTRGIVAAGTGGAALALPLTLATTANAATPTQAAASVQSAPQSAPVAAKSPTYTVVSGDTLSSIARKHGTSGGWQRLYQANRAAIGDNPALIRPGLKLTLKAAKPSTASKPSTASKASTATQASVKTYANNLDGWIRESLDIMGQKGIPGTYNGIHRNIMRESSGNPQAINNWDSNAAAGTPSKGLLQVIDPTFAAYHVSGTAYDPYDPVANITAACNYAAARYGSIDNVFGAY, encoded by the coding sequence ATGCCCGCACGAGGCAAACACCGCCGCCCCAGAAGCAACGCGTTGACCCGTGGCATCGTCGCCGCCGGAACGGGCGGGGCCGCACTCGCCCTCCCGCTCACGCTCGCCACGACCGCGAACGCCGCCACCCCGACCCAGGCCGCCGCCTCCGTACAGTCGGCCCCGCAGTCCGCGCCGGTCGCGGCCAAGTCCCCGACATACACCGTGGTCTCCGGTGACACGCTCTCCTCCATCGCCCGGAAGCACGGCACGAGCGGCGGCTGGCAGCGGCTCTACCAGGCCAACCGCGCGGCCATCGGCGACAACCCGGCGCTGATCCGCCCGGGGCTGAAGCTGACGCTGAAGGCGGCGAAGCCGTCCACCGCCTCGAAGCCGTCCACCGCCTCGAAGGCCTCCACGGCCACGCAGGCGTCGGTCAAGACGTACGCGAACAACCTCGACGGCTGGATCCGCGAGTCGCTGGACATCATGGGGCAAAAGGGAATCCCCGGGACGTACAACGGGATCCACCGCAACATCATGCGCGAGTCGTCGGGCAATCCGCAGGCCATCAACAACTGGGACTCCAACGCCGCCGCGGGCACCCCGTCGAAGGGCCTCCTCCAGGTCATCGACCCGACGTTCGCCGCGTACCACGTCTCCGGCACCGCGTACGACCCCTACGACCCGGTCGCGAACATCACGGCGGCGTGCAACTACGCCGCCGCACGGTACGGCTCGATCGACAACGTGTTCGGGGCCTACTGA
- a CDS encoding carboxylate--amine ligase, protein MARGSWGAPVQVDRGVPGLVVKFGDYPLHHGGVGAIRSLGRLGVPMYAITEDRCTPAAVSRYLRRAFVWPTTGTEEPEWLVDRLLGIGREIGRPTVLIPTDEEAAVLIAEHQEELGERFLFPRVDGKLPRRLASKKGLHELCVEHGISSPVSSFPQSYDDVERFAERARFPVVAKNREAFERRRQPAVNGTTRIADREGLLRLARGWGERPGVILQEYLPREDAEDWIVHAYFDADSTPLAMFTGVKVRSWPPHAGMTANAYVVDNPELADIAARFIKQIGFSGVIDLDLRFDRRDGQYKLLDFNPRMGAQFRLFENEAGIDVVRAMHLDLTGRSVPEGEQLAGRRYIVENIDLPALLAYRRSGYTTPHAPTRASGTELAWLAGDDPLPFLTMLVRFVRPGAKHLYQLWRTSRTSRTSRTSRTSRTSRTGRFGTTHVRP, encoded by the coding sequence GTGGCCAGGGGTTCTTGGGGTGCGCCGGTACAGGTGGACCGGGGCGTTCCTGGGCTCGTCGTGAAGTTCGGTGACTATCCGCTGCATCATGGCGGGGTCGGAGCCATCCGCAGCCTGGGGCGGCTCGGGGTGCCGATGTATGCGATCACGGAGGACCGTTGCACACCGGCCGCCGTCTCGCGCTATCTGCGGCGGGCGTTCGTGTGGCCGACCACCGGGACGGAGGAGCCCGAGTGGCTGGTGGACAGACTGCTGGGCATCGGGCGGGAGATCGGGCGGCCCACTGTTCTCATACCGACCGATGAAGAGGCGGCGGTTCTCATCGCCGAGCATCAGGAGGAGTTGGGAGAACGATTTCTCTTTCCTCGCGTCGACGGGAAGCTCCCGCGGCGGCTCGCCAGCAAGAAGGGGCTCCATGAACTCTGTGTGGAGCATGGGATTTCCAGTCCCGTGAGTTCCTTTCCGCAGTCGTACGACGATGTCGAGCGGTTCGCGGAACGGGCTCGCTTTCCCGTGGTGGCCAAGAACCGGGAGGCGTTCGAGCGGCGTCGGCAGCCGGCGGTGAACGGCACGACCAGGATCGCGGACCGGGAAGGGCTGCTGCGGCTCGCCCGGGGATGGGGCGAGCGGCCCGGGGTGATTCTGCAGGAGTATCTGCCACGGGAGGACGCCGAGGACTGGATCGTGCACGCGTACTTCGACGCGGACTCGACGCCGCTGGCGATGTTCACCGGCGTGAAGGTGCGGTCGTGGCCGCCGCATGCGGGGATGACGGCCAACGCGTATGTCGTCGACAATCCGGAACTCGCGGACATCGCCGCGCGTTTCATCAAACAGATCGGATTCAGTGGCGTCATCGACCTCGATCTGCGGTTCGACCGGCGGGACGGGCAGTACAAGCTGCTCGATTTCAATCCGCGGATGGGCGCGCAGTTCCGGCTGTTCGAGAACGAGGCCGGGATCGATGTCGTGCGCGCCATGCACCTCGATCTGACCGGGCGTTCGGTGCCGGAGGGGGAGCAGCTCGCCGGACGTCGGTACATCGTGGAGAACATCGATCTGCCGGCCCTGCTCGCCTACCGGCGCAGCGGGTACACCACGCCGCACGCGCCGACTCGCGCGAGCGGTACGGAGCTGGCGTGGCTCGCGGGTGACGACCCGCTGCCGTTCCTCACGATGCTCGTGCGCTTCGTACGGCCGGGTGCGAAGCATCTCTACCAGCTGTGGCGGACCAGTCGGACGAGCCGAACCAGTCGGACGAGCCGGACCAGTCGGACGAGCCGGACCGGTCGCTTCGGCACCACCCATGTGCGTCCCTAG
- the nuoN gene encoding NADH-quinone oxidoreductase subunit NuoN, whose product MSASAVHSLWTTAADPITKIDAPKIEYGQLSPTLIVIGAAIIGVLVEAFVPRKSRYYAQVFVSVVALAASFAAVVALAAGGYGTTKAGIAAMGAIAVDGPALFLQGTILLAGILGVFTFAERRLDPAAHGNRVDSFAAQAASVPGSDSEKAAVKAGFTTTEVFPLLLFAIGGMLIFPAANDLLTLFIALEVFSLPLYLLCAVARRKRLMSQEAAVKYFLLGAFASAFTLFGIALLYGYAGSVKYATIAQVVDGTIGEINPALAGTMGNDVLLLIGAAMVVMGLLFKVGAVPFHMWTPDVYQGAPTPVTGFMAAATKVAAFGALLRLLYVVLPGLRWDWRPVMWAVAIVTMLGGAIVAITQTDIKRLLAYSSIAHAGFILAGVIAASPDGVSSVLFYLGAYSFVTIGAFAVVTLVRDAGGEATHLSKWAGLGRRSPLVAAVFAVFLLAFAGIPLTSGFAGKFAVFKAAAEGGAGAIVVVGVISSAIAAFFYIRVIVLMFFSEPRPEGPTVAVPSPLTMTAIGVGVAVTLVLGVAPQYFLDLAGQAGVFVR is encoded by the coding sequence GTGAGCGCATCAGCCGTCCACAGCCTGTGGACAACTGCGGCCGACCCGATCACGAAGATCGACGCGCCGAAGATCGAATACGGGCAATTGTCGCCCACTCTGATCGTCATCGGGGCGGCGATCATCGGGGTGCTTGTCGAGGCCTTCGTGCCGCGCAAGTCCCGCTACTACGCCCAGGTGTTCGTCTCCGTCGTCGCCCTCGCGGCATCCTTCGCCGCCGTCGTCGCCCTCGCGGCGGGCGGATACGGCACCACGAAGGCCGGAATCGCGGCCATGGGCGCCATCGCCGTGGACGGACCGGCCCTGTTCCTGCAGGGCACGATCCTCCTGGCCGGCATCCTCGGCGTCTTCACCTTCGCCGAGCGGCGCCTTGACCCGGCCGCGCACGGCAACAGGGTCGACTCCTTCGCCGCGCAGGCCGCTTCGGTGCCCGGCAGCGACAGCGAGAAGGCCGCGGTGAAGGCCGGGTTCACCACCACCGAGGTGTTCCCGCTGCTGCTCTTCGCGATCGGCGGCATGCTGATCTTCCCGGCGGCCAACGACCTGCTGACCCTGTTCATCGCCCTGGAAGTCTTCTCGCTCCCGCTCTATCTGCTGTGCGCCGTGGCCCGCCGCAAGCGGCTCATGTCGCAGGAGGCAGCGGTCAAGTACTTCCTGCTCGGCGCCTTCGCCTCCGCCTTCACCCTCTTCGGCATCGCGCTGCTGTACGGCTACGCGGGCTCCGTGAAGTACGCGACGATCGCCCAGGTCGTCGACGGCACCATCGGAGAGATCAACCCCGCCCTCGCCGGCACCATGGGCAACGACGTGCTGCTCCTCATCGGCGCCGCCATGGTCGTCATGGGCCTGCTGTTCAAGGTCGGCGCGGTGCCGTTCCACATGTGGACGCCGGATGTGTACCAGGGCGCGCCGACTCCGGTCACCGGGTTCATGGCGGCGGCCACGAAGGTGGCGGCGTTCGGCGCGCTGCTGCGCCTGCTCTACGTCGTCCTGCCAGGCCTGCGCTGGGACTGGCGGCCGGTCATGTGGGCCGTCGCCATCGTCACCATGCTGGGCGGCGCGATCGTCGCCATCACGCAGACCGACATCAAGCGACTGCTCGCCTACTCGTCGATCGCCCACGCGGGCTTCATCCTCGCCGGTGTCATCGCGGCCTCGCCCGACGGCGTCTCGTCCGTGCTGTTCTACCTGGGTGCCTACTCGTTCGTGACGATCGGCGCGTTCGCCGTGGTGACCCTCGTGCGGGACGCGGGCGGCGAGGCCACGCATCTGTCCAAGTGGGCCGGGCTCGGGCGCAGGTCACCGCTGGTGGCGGCCGTGTTCGCGGTCTTCCTGCTGGCCTTCGCGGGCATTCCGCTGACCTCCGGGTTCGCCGGGAAGTTCGCCGTGTTCAAGGCGGCGGCGGAGGGTGGCGCGGGCGCGATCGTCGTGGTCGGTGTGATCTCGTCGGCCATCGCCGCGTTCTTCTACATCCGTGTCATCGTGCTCATGTTCTTCAGCGAGCCGCGGCCCGAGGGGCCGACCGTCGCCGTGCCGTCGCCGCTGACCATGACCGCGATCGGGGTCGGTGTGGCCGTCACGCTGGTGCTCGGTGTCGCACCGCAGTACTTCCTGGATCTGGCGGGTCAGGCGGGAGTGTTCGTCCGCTGA
- a CDS encoding NADH-quinone oxidoreductase subunit M — protein sequence MSFPLLTATAVLPALGAIATAAVPAAKREAAKWLALIVSLATLVLAVIVLVRFDPDGDRYQLTESHAWIADFGVRYELGVDGIGVALVALTALLIPFIILAGWHDADPLETGNKRWRPTQGFFALILAVEAMVIISFEATDVFLFYIFFEAMLIPMYFLIGGFGDRAHEHGEEAASTQRSYAAVKFLLYNLVGGLIMLAAVIGLYVVAGNFSLQEITEARANGSLEMATTTERWLFLGFFFAFAVKAPLWPLHTWLPNAMQESTAPVAVLITAVVDKVGTFAMLRFCLGLFPEASKWATPAILVLALISIIYGALLAVGQRDIKRLVAYASISHFGFIILGIFAMTSQGQSGATLYMVNHGISTAALMLVAGFLISRRGSRLIADYGGVQKVAPVLAGTFLIGGLATLSLPGLAPFVSEFLVLVGTFARYPVIGIIATAGIVLAALYVLVLYQRTMTGPVKAEVEGMPDLRVRELVVVAPLVVLLIFLGVYPKPVTDIVNPAVEHTMSDVKQKDPQPEVEAAK from the coding sequence ATGTCCTTTCCTCTGCTGACAGCGACGGCGGTGCTCCCGGCCCTCGGGGCGATCGCCACGGCCGCCGTACCGGCCGCGAAGCGCGAGGCCGCGAAATGGCTGGCGCTGATCGTCTCGCTGGCCACGCTCGTACTCGCCGTGATCGTCCTGGTCCGCTTCGACCCGGACGGCGACCGCTACCAACTCACCGAGTCCCACGCCTGGATCGCGGACTTCGGGGTGCGTTACGAGCTGGGCGTGGACGGCATCGGGGTGGCGCTCGTCGCGCTCACCGCCCTGCTGATCCCGTTCATCATCCTCGCGGGCTGGCACGACGCCGACCCGCTGGAGACCGGCAACAAGAGGTGGCGGCCCACCCAGGGCTTCTTCGCCCTGATCCTGGCGGTCGAGGCGATGGTGATCATCTCCTTCGAGGCCACCGACGTCTTCCTCTTCTACATCTTCTTCGAAGCCATGCTCATCCCGATGTACTTCCTCATCGGCGGCTTCGGGGACCGGGCCCACGAGCACGGCGAGGAGGCGGCGTCCACGCAACGGTCGTACGCCGCCGTGAAGTTCCTCCTCTACAACCTGGTCGGCGGTCTGATCATGCTGGCCGCGGTGATCGGCCTGTACGTGGTCGCCGGGAACTTCTCGCTGCAGGAGATCACCGAGGCTCGCGCCAACGGCTCGCTGGAGATGGCGACCACCACCGAACGGTGGCTGTTCCTGGGCTTCTTCTTCGCCTTCGCGGTGAAGGCGCCCCTGTGGCCGCTGCACACCTGGCTGCCCAACGCCATGCAGGAGTCCACCGCCCCGGTCGCCGTCCTCATCACGGCGGTCGTCGACAAGGTGGGCACGTTCGCGATGCTCCGCTTCTGCCTCGGGCTGTTCCCGGAGGCCAGTAAGTGGGCGACTCCCGCGATTCTCGTCCTGGCCCTCATCAGCATCATCTACGGGGCGCTGCTCGCGGTCGGCCAGCGGGACATCAAGCGGCTGGTGGCGTACGCGTCGATCTCGCACTTCGGGTTCATCATCCTGGGTATCTTCGCGATGACCAGCCAGGGCCAGTCCGGCGCGACGCTCTACATGGTCAACCACGGCATCTCGACGGCCGCCCTGATGCTGGTCGCCGGCTTCCTGATCTCCCGGCGCGGATCGCGGCTCATCGCCGACTACGGAGGCGTGCAGAAGGTGGCGCCGGTCCTCGCCGGCACGTTCCTGATCGGCGGTCTCGCGACGCTTTCGCTGCCCGGACTCGCCCCGTTCGTCAGTGAGTTCCTGGTCCTGGTCGGCACGTTCGCGCGCTACCCGGTGATCGGGATCATCGCCACTGCAGGCATCGTCCTCGCCGCGCTCTACGTCCTCGTCCTCTACCAGCGGACGATGACGGGCCCGGTGAAGGCCGAGGTCGAGGGGATGCCCGACCTGAGGGTGCGGGAACTCGTGGTGGTCGCCCCACTGGTCGTGCTGCTGATCTTCCTGGGCGTCTATCCGAAGCCGGTCACCGACATCGTCAACCCGGCGGTCGAGCACACCATGTCCGACGTGAAGCAGAAGGACCCCCAGCCCGAGGTGGAGGCCGCAAAGTGA
- a CDS encoding HAD family hydrolase, giving the protein MAAPTAYSLIATDLDGTLLRSDDTLSDRSLAALARATGAGAQHLVVTGRPAPRVRPLLEDLGSRGLAVCGQGAQLYDTGADRLLWSVTLDRELAETALGKIEAEVGQVYAAVDQDGVDGLTLIEPGYLMPHPTLPAVRVPRRDDLWCEPISKVLLRHPYLSDDELASAARMAVGSLATVTMSGPGTVELQPCGITKATGLALAAEHLGLTPDETIAFGDMPNDIPMFDWAARGVAMANAHHELKAVADEVTLSNEDDGVAVVLEKLFP; this is encoded by the coding sequence ATGGCCGCACCCACCGCATATTCACTCATCGCCACTGACCTGGACGGAACGCTCCTACGCAGTGACGACACGCTCTCCGACCGGTCCCTCGCCGCGCTGGCGCGGGCCACGGGGGCCGGTGCTCAGCACCTCGTGGTGACGGGACGGCCGGCGCCGAGAGTGCGCCCGCTGCTGGAGGACCTCGGCAGCAGGGGGCTCGCGGTGTGCGGGCAGGGCGCGCAGTTGTACGACACCGGCGCGGACCGGCTGCTCTGGTCCGTCACCCTGGACCGGGAACTCGCCGAGACCGCGCTCGGCAAGATCGAGGCCGAGGTCGGACAGGTGTACGCGGCCGTCGACCAGGACGGGGTCGACGGCCTCACCCTGATCGAGCCCGGCTACCTCATGCCGCACCCCACGCTGCCCGCCGTACGCGTGCCGCGCCGGGACGACCTGTGGTGCGAGCCGATCAGCAAGGTGCTTCTGCGCCATCCCTATCTGTCCGACGACGAGTTGGCCTCGGCGGCGCGCATGGCGGTCGGTTCGCTGGCGACGGTCACCATGTCGGGGCCCGGCACCGTCGAACTCCAGCCATGCGGCATCACCAAGGCGACGGGCCTCGCCCTGGCCGCCGAGCATCTCGGACTGACCCCCGACGAGACCATCGCCTTCGGCGACATGCCCAACGACATCCCGATGTTCGACTGGGCAGCGCGCGGGGTCGCCATGGCCAACGCCCACCACGAACTCAAGGCCGTCGCCGACGAGGTGACCCTGTCGAACGAGGACGACGGAGTCGCGGTGGTCCTGGAGAAGCTCTTCCCATGA
- the recQ gene encoding DNA helicase RecQ, giving the protein MIGTGGTSVMADEGRTAGPGAGGTAPGPGGAVGAGRGAESEALAVLHRVFGYDAFRGEQEAVIDHVVAGGDAVVLMPTGGGKSLCYQIPSLVRPGTGIVVSPLIALMQDQVNALRALGVRAGFMNSTQDFDERRVVEAEFLAGELDLLYLAPERLRLDTTLDLLGRGKISVFAIDEAHCVSQWGHDFRPDYLSLSLLGERWPDVPRIALTATATHATHREITERLAMPRARHFEASFDRPNIQYRIVPKADPKKQLLSFLRQEHAGDAGIVYCLSRNSVERTAEFLSKNGVEAVPYHAGLDSGTRAAHQSRFLREEGLVVVATIAFGMGIDKPDVRFVAHLDLPKSVEGYYQETGRAGRDGLPSTAWMAYGLNDVIQQRKMIQGSEGDEAFRRRAASHLDAMLALCETAQCRRGQLLQYFGQEPQADGCGNCDTCLVPPETWDGTVAAQKVLSTVVRLQRERGQKFGAVQIVDILMGRRTAKVIQFDHDQLSVFGIGEELAEAEWRGVVRQLLAQGLLAVEGEYGTLVLTEESGAVLRREREVPLRKEPKKPVTSRSAADGPGSSGSGRGDRKAKAAAVELSDELVPVFEALRAWRAEQAREQGVPAYVIFHDATLREIAATAPTSVAELGTISGIGEKKLVTYGEGVLGVLASLGGASDGSSASGPALEAARGGVAAPASTGDAAEDFDWPDVEPEPEHDDWA; this is encoded by the coding sequence ATGATCGGGACGGGCGGGACGAGTGTGATGGCGGACGAGGGCAGGACAGCCGGGCCGGGAGCGGGCGGGACGGCTCCAGGGCCGGGCGGGGCCGTGGGCGCGGGGCGCGGAGCGGAGAGCGAGGCGCTGGCCGTGCTCCACCGGGTCTTCGGGTACGACGCCTTCCGGGGTGAGCAGGAAGCGGTCATCGATCATGTGGTCGCCGGCGGGGACGCCGTCGTGCTCATGCCGACCGGCGGTGGCAAGTCGCTCTGCTACCAGATTCCGTCCCTGGTCAGACCAGGTACGGGCATTGTGGTCTCCCCCCTGATCGCCCTGATGCAGGACCAGGTGAACGCGCTTCGGGCGCTGGGCGTGCGCGCCGGGTTCATGAACTCCACGCAGGACTTCGACGAGCGGCGCGTGGTCGAGGCGGAGTTCCTCGCGGGGGAGCTCGACCTGCTGTATCTCGCACCGGAGCGGCTGCGGCTCGACACCACGCTCGATCTGCTCGGCCGCGGCAAGATCTCCGTGTTCGCGATCGACGAGGCGCACTGCGTGTCCCAGTGGGGACACGACTTCCGGCCCGACTACCTGTCCCTGTCCCTGCTGGGCGAGCGCTGGCCGGACGTGCCGCGCATCGCGCTCACGGCCACCGCCACCCACGCCACGCACCGGGAGATCACCGAGCGGCTGGCCATGCCCCGGGCCCGGCACTTCGAGGCCAGCTTCGACCGGCCCAACATCCAGTACCGGATCGTGCCCAAGGCCGACCCGAAGAAGCAGCTCCTGTCCTTCCTGCGCCAGGAGCACGCCGGCGACGCGGGCATCGTCTACTGCCTGTCCCGGAACTCCGTCGAACGGACGGCGGAATTCCTGAGCAAGAACGGCGTCGAGGCGGTGCCGTACCACGCGGGCCTCGACTCGGGCACGCGCGCGGCACACCAGTCGCGGTTCCTGCGGGAGGAAGGGCTCGTGGTCGTCGCCACGATCGCCTTCGGCATGGGCATCGACAAGCCCGACGTACGGTTCGTCGCGCATCTGGACCTGCCGAAGTCGGTGGAGGGCTACTACCAGGAGACCGGCCGCGCCGGCCGCGACGGCCTGCCGTCCACGGCATGGATGGCGTACGGCCTGAACGACGTCATACAGCAGCGGAAGATGATCCAGGGCAGCGAGGGCGACGAGGCGTTCCGCCGCCGGGCCGCCAGCCACCTGGACGCGATGCTGGCGCTCTGCGAGACCGCCCAGTGCCGACGCGGCCAGCTGCTCCAGTACTTCGGCCAGGAACCGCAGGCCGACGGCTGCGGCAACTGCGACACCTGCCTCGTACCGCCGGAGACCTGGGACGGCACCGTCGCCGCGCAGAAGGTCCTCTCCACGGTGGTGCGGCTGCAGCGGGAGCGGGGGCAGAAGTTCGGCGCCGTGCAGATCGTCGACATCCTGATGGGGCGGCGGACCGCGAAGGTCATCCAGTTCGACCACGACCAGCTGTCCGTCTTCGGCATCGGTGAGGAGCTGGCCGAGGCCGAATGGCGGGGTGTGGTGCGGCAGTTGCTCGCCCAGGGGCTCCTCGCGGTCGAGGGTGAGTACGGCACGCTCGTGCTCACCGAGGAGAGCGGGGCGGTGCTGCGGCGGGAGCGGGAGGTGCCGCTGCGCAAGGAGCCGAAGAAGCCGGTGACCTCGCGGTCGGCGGCGGACGGCCCGGGCTCCTCGGGCTCCGGCCGGGGCGACCGCAAGGCCAAGGCGGCCGCCGTCGAGCTGTCGGACGAGCTGGTCCCCGTCTTCGAGGCCCTGCGCGCCTGGCGTGCCGAACAGGCCCGGGAACAGGGCGTCCCCGCCTACGTCATCTTTCACGACGCCACCCTCCGCGAGATCGCGGCGACGGCGCCCACCTCCGTCGCCGAACTGGGCACCATCAGCGGAATCGGCGAGAAGAAGCTGGTGACGTACGGGGAGGGCGTGCTGGGGGTGCTCGCTTCGCTGGGCGGGGCTTCCGATGGGTCGTCGGCGTCGGGGCCGGCCTTGGAAGCGGCCCGCGGGGGCGTCGCGGCCCCCGCGTCGACGGGTGACGCGGCGGAGGACTTCGACTGGCCCGATGTGGAGCCGGAGCCCGAGCACGACGACTGGGCGTAG